In one window of Acidobacteriota bacterium DNA:
- a CDS encoding GNAT family N-acetyltransferase, whose amino-acid sequence MRVKVQMKIQLVPPTERYRESFLRGLREFQQEGLPWWVGGDLEIAEQDFAAFVAKKLADSNRRTEAFVPKTHLWAVAGEQFVGRISIHHELNDALRVEGGHIGYDTVPSFRGRGVATEMLRQALPVAHALGLTEVLLTCNATNAASIRVIERNGGLLRETRVLDANRPLKCYYWITLI is encoded by the coding sequence ATGAGGGTGAAGGTTCAAATGAAGATCCAGTTGGTTCCGCCGACAGAGAGATATCGAGAAAGCTTCTTGCGTGGGCTTCGAGAATTCCAACAAGAAGGTCTTCCCTGGTGGGTCGGAGGCGATCTTGAGATTGCCGAACAGGACTTTGCCGCGTTTGTGGCAAAGAAGCTGGCGGACTCGAATCGAAGAACCGAAGCGTTCGTTCCCAAGACGCATCTCTGGGCCGTGGCTGGGGAACAGTTCGTGGGGCGTATTTCCATTCATCACGAACTCAATGATGCACTTCGCGTCGAAGGCGGCCATATCGGCTATGATACCGTGCCATCCTTCCGAGGTCGCGGCGTTGCCACGGAGATGCTGCGTCAGGCTTTGCCGGTGGCACACGCACTCGGATTGACTGAAGTCCTTCTCACGTGTAACGCCACAAACGCGGCCTCCATCCGCGTGATTGAAAGGAACGGAGGCTTGTTGCGGGAAACCAGGGTCCTCGATGCGAACAGACCGTTGAAATGCTACTACTGGATCACTCTGATATAG
- a CDS encoding response regulator transcription factor: MSTESELHIIIADDHPIFRRGLHMIIEADPGLKVVAEADDGAVALAEVKRLQPHVIVLDMDMPVLDGMAVAREILQQRWPVEVAFLTMHKEEAIFNAALDLGVKGYVVKDSAATEIIGCIKAVAAGQRFISPVLSGFLLNRVSPGTPHTPSGLSALTPAERRVLRLIADGKLNNEIATELFVSVRTVEHHRSNICSKLGLNGKHGLLRFALTHKSEI, from the coding sequence ATGTCAACCGAAAGTGAACTGCACATTATCATTGCCGATGATCACCCAATCTTTCGGCGCGGGCTGCATATGATTATCGAAGCCGATCCAGGGCTAAAAGTCGTGGCTGAAGCCGATGACGGGGCGGTGGCGCTGGCCGAAGTCAAACGGCTTCAACCACACGTGATTGTGCTTGATATGGATATGCCCGTGCTCGACGGGATGGCTGTCGCGCGCGAGATCCTTCAGCAGCGCTGGCCAGTCGAGGTGGCCTTTCTGACTATGCACAAGGAAGAAGCCATCTTCAATGCGGCACTTGACCTGGGTGTGAAAGGCTATGTGGTCAAAGACAGTGCGGCCACCGAAATCATTGGCTGCATCAAAGCGGTTGCGGCTGGACAACGTTTTATCAGCCCGGTGCTTTCCGGCTTTTTGCTCAACCGGGTTTCTCCGGGGACACCGCACACACCTTCTGGTCTCAGCGCCCTGACGCCAGCCGAGCGACGCGTTTTGCGCTTGATTGCCGACGGCAAACTGAACAATGAGATTGCCACTGAACTTTTCGTCAGCGTCCGCACCGTCGAGCATCACCGTTCGAACATCTGCTCGAAATTGGGGCTCAACGGCAAACACGGGCTACTCAGGTTTGCCCTGACGCACAAATCGGAAATTTAG
- a CDS encoding response regulator transcription factor, with product MMLLIVDDHAPMRRLIRRVTGDLADRIEECAAGEAVLAAYEQHHFGEADWVLMDVEMGGMDGLTATRELRAAHPEARIIIVTKYNDEQLRAAAFQNGACGFVPKENLLELRALLSGASQNP from the coding sequence ATGATGTTGTTGATCGTTGATGACCATGCCCCAATGCGCCGGCTCATTCGGCGAGTGACTGGTGATTTGGCCGACCGGATTGAAGAATGTGCCGCAGGGGAGGCAGTGTTGGCAGCGTATGAACAGCATCATTTCGGTGAGGCCGATTGGGTACTGATGGATGTCGAGATGGGAGGGATGGACGGGTTGACCGCGACACGGGAGTTGCGAGCGGCGCATCCGGAAGCCCGCATCATCATCGTCACCAAATATAACGATGAGCAGTTGCGAGCGGCAGCCTTCCAAAATGGGGCGTGCGGCTTTGTCCCCAAAGAAAATCTGCTGGAGTTACGTGCGCTGCTGAGCGGCGCCAGTCAAAACCCCTGA
- a CDS encoding S8 family serine peptidase has protein sequence MNLVRRCLFICIGIWLVCAFQLTTSFGSAASDEKIDGPVLAAMAENTSVPVLLLGKPQLIDGPAALQTFITNHTGQPRSAIQTEVISQLKKIAADEQARILQKLGSPPGARSLWLINAVVVTLSPENIRKAAALEEVKYVYHGQQAPPELGDAGKVATVLSPSQRPAFSTRGKRINWDLNKIGATRVWKKLKITGDGVVIAMLDGGVDYTHQDLRSNIWINPKEVPNNGVDDDTNGYVDDVYGFDFGRLKAEVKTPGTAANHGTWTSGIAAGDGTGGTLTGVAPRARLMPLVFGPSVYTAVLAHQYALEQGADVINMSFSIPDLRNLRGLWRMMADHAMCAGLVLVSGAGNFQQNQPIPVQQRIPEDIPTVLSIGGVDQKLNLASFSSLGPVEWGSVKWYGDFPMPPGLTKPDVVAFPGPGYVLIHPSGSGYVDPNTNLMGNSFSSPHGSGVVALMMSAAPELPAWRIQEILKATARDLDAPGKDNRTGHGLIQAFEAVQTVRREARK, from the coding sequence GACGGTCCAGTGCTGGCAGCCATGGCCGAAAATACATCTGTTCCAGTGCTTTTGCTTGGGAAACCCCAATTGATTGATGGACCAGCCGCTTTACAAACATTCATTACAAATCACACGGGGCAACCTCGGAGCGCAATCCAAACCGAAGTGATTTCCCAGTTGAAAAAGATTGCGGCTGATGAGCAGGCCCGCATCTTGCAGAAACTCGGCTCTCCGCCTGGGGCGCGGTCGTTGTGGTTGATCAATGCGGTTGTGGTGACGCTTTCGCCAGAAAATATCCGCAAAGCAGCAGCGCTTGAGGAAGTAAAATATGTCTACCACGGCCAGCAAGCCCCACCAGAATTGGGGGATGCCGGGAAAGTGGCCACGGTGCTTTCCCCATCCCAACGTCCGGCATTTTCCACCCGTGGGAAACGCATCAACTGGGATCTGAACAAAATCGGGGCAACCCGAGTCTGGAAGAAGTTGAAAATCACCGGTGATGGCGTGGTGATTGCCATGCTGGATGGAGGCGTGGATTACACTCATCAGGACCTGCGCTCAAACATCTGGATCAACCCCAAAGAGGTGCCCAACAACGGCGTTGACGACGATACCAACGGCTATGTTGATGATGTGTATGGGTTTGACTTTGGTCGGTTGAAGGCCGAAGTCAAAACACCGGGCACGGCGGCCAATCACGGGACGTGGACTTCGGGGATTGCCGCAGGTGACGGCACCGGCGGTACGCTGACCGGCGTCGCTCCACGAGCCAGACTGATGCCGCTGGTATTTGGCCCGAGCGTGTACACGGCTGTACTGGCTCACCAGTATGCGCTTGAACAAGGCGCCGACGTGATCAATATGAGCTTTAGCATTCCAGACCTGAGGAACTTGCGCGGGCTCTGGCGAATGATGGCCGACCACGCCATGTGTGCCGGACTGGTACTGGTGTCAGGGGCCGGGAACTTTCAGCAAAACCAGCCGATTCCGGTTCAGCAGCGCATCCCGGAAGATATTCCGACGGTGTTATCCATTGGCGGTGTGGATCAGAAATTGAACCTTGCGTCATTTAGCAGCCTGGGGCCAGTGGAATGGGGTTCGGTCAAGTGGTACGGAGACTTCCCCATGCCTCCGGGATTGACCAAACCCGATGTCGTGGCGTTTCCCGGGCCGGGTTATGTGCTCATTCATCCTTCCGGAAGCGGTTATGTGGATCCAAACACCAATTTAATGGGCAATTCCTTCAGCAGCCCGCACGGTTCGGGGGTGGTCGCCTTGATGATGTCAGCCGCCCCGGAACTGCCCGCCTGGCGAATCCAGGAAATTTTAAAAGCCACGGCCAGAGATTTGGATGCACCGGGCAAAGACAATCGAACCGGGCACGGGCTGATTCAGGCGTTTGAGGCGGTTCAGACGGTTAGAAGAGAGGCTAGGAAATGA